The genomic window TCTCTAGTATTGTACACTGATATATATGGTGGATACAGATATTATAACCCACGCCACTCATCTGATGCAACACCTCATGACgatttttaaagaataaacttCAAGTGTTTGTTGTAGTTATAGGGCCAAGGTTAAAGAGGAAATCATGGTTGTGGTTTATCTTTCACCTTTAGATCAGGGGCACTGTGCTCAAGCTTTCTTCCCTTTTTCACCTCATGATAATTTACCATAACTACCGAGCTGTCAATCATAAGACatactttttgttgttgattgttctttttcattttatgttagaCTTTCTTCATAATATTAATTGACCAGCAGAGGGAACTGTTTTACATTGCAGGTGCCTCTTAGATCATGGACATAGATGTAGATCAAGCACAGCAAGCATCAGACTTCTGAAGTGTTTTCCAGTCATCATCACTCATTTGTGattatgtataaatatgttGGGTAGTTCTTTTATCTCAAAGTCGGTTATTATCAGTAGCTTTTATATCATGTGCTATCACTCTGATAAGCTCAGTTGGATAACATTCATGatgaatttgttcattttatttgtaaaataatttagACATCAAAGTAAATTTATAATaaattttttcaaaatgaaaaacaagatcCTTTAACAATATAATTTTAATGGTTTACACAAAGTATATTTGTAATCCTCTGTAACTGCATATCAGctttatgttgtgtttgaattaaagagagAAGTCAACTAGAACTGTGAGTGGATTGTGGAAACATTTTTGCTTAGGCAACACTGTGGAAGTGGATTcaattagatagatagatagatagatagatagatagatagatagatagatagatagatagatagatagatagatagatagatagatggatagatagatagctcCAGGGTTTTCATGATGTGCGACGTAAGGGCCACCGGTCTGTAGTCGTTTAGTTCAGCcggacattttatttttggtatcGGTACAATACAAGATGTTTTCCACAAAGCCGGGACCCGCCCCAACTGTAGACTCAGGTTGAAGATCTTCTGGAGAGGTTGACACAGTTGGGCAGCACAGTCTTTAAGTAGCCTTGGACACACACCATCTGGGCCAGCAGCCTTCCCAGAGCAAAGTCTCCCGAGCTCCAACTTCACCCCCATCTCAGTGACAGACAAGGGTGGAGGCACAGGTGTGACAACTGGAGTAGCTGCAGCAGTAGAGATGGACACATGtgtaggaggaggagaaggaggagctgTGGTGGAGAAACACACATATGGAAGAGAAGAAGGAGCCACGGGTGAGATGCATCTatgtggaggagaaggagcagcAGTGGAAGTGGGTGTGGCCACAGTGTCAAATCTGTTGAACTGGTTAAGTTCATTGGCTCTGTCCACATCACCCACTATTggctgtcttttctttttgttgtagCCAGAGATGGTGTTGATTCCTCTCCACAACTCCCGGATGTTGCTGTGTTGTAAatttctttcagttttctttttgtattccACCTTTGCCATCTTCAATCTCCTCTTCAACTCATGTTGCACCTGTTTGAACTGTTCTTTGTCACCGTCTCTAAAAGCTTCCTTTTTCTGGTTGAGGATTGCTTTTATGTCACTTGTGATCCAGGGTTTGTTATTGGGGAAACATTGTACAGTCTTTGTAGGTATGACTGTATCTCTACAGAAGTTGATATACTCAGTAAAACAATCAACCTGACTGTCAATGTCCATACTGTTCCCACCTGTTTCCAGCAGCATATTCCAATCTGTGCATTCAAAGCAGTCCTTTAGAGCCTCACTAGCCTCAGGTGTCTATTTCCTGACTGTGAGGGTAGTTGTAGGCTGACTCAGCACACAGGGCTTGTAGCAGGTCTGCAGAAAAACCAGGTTGTGATCTGACCGGCCCAGTGGTGGTAAGACAGTAGCTCTGTAAGCTTCTTTGACTTTGGCATATAGCAGATCAAGTGTTTTACCCTCTCTGGTAGGACAATTAACAAACTGTGTAAATCCAGTCAGGTGGGAAGACAGTTTCACATGGTTGAAATCTCCAGATATTAATACAAGTGCCTCAGGATGTTTAGTCTGTATCCTGGCAACAGTTTCATTTGAGAACTTCACATGGAACTTCAGCAGTTGCCTTGGGAGGAATGTACACAAATATTGTTATGATATGACTGAATTCTCTTGGTACATAGTATGGTCTCATACCAACTGCCAATAATTCAATATCTGGACAGCACATCTTCTCCTTGACAGCAATATGCGAAGGATTACACCATCTCTGATTCACAAATAGAGCCagtcctcctcctttcttctttccactagcttcagtgtctctgtccatCCGTATGAGAGTGAAACCAGGTAGTTCCACACAGGAATCAGAGATGTTTTGATTCAACCAGGTTTCAGTAAAACACATGAGGCTGCACTCATCGTATACTTTCTGAGTCTTCACCAATATCTCCAGCTCGTCACTTTTGTTGGGCAGAGAGTTGACATTTCCCATGATGACCGATGATAGAAAGGGCTTATATCTCCATTTCCTGGCCTTCACCTTTGCACCAGCACGGCAACAACGAAAACACCTCTCTATCTCTATAATAGGGTGGTATCCTGCAGATTTGCCCCCCCTCAACGAAAGAAGCTCTTTCCTGGAGTAAACTCTTCTCCCCACAGAAACATCCATCCCATCCTAACccacaacaaaaataaagcaaaattcAGCAAAAACTGAGAGCTCCTAGACTTTGCTGCTTGTTGAAGCGCATGTTCTAGAAAGCAGTTATTCACtctaataataaagaataaaccCACCTTTAATAGTTGCTTTGTCATTAAATAATGATGTGGTTTATTTGTTAGTTAAAATCTGATGCATGCTCATCTTCCATGGGTTCatgtaacaaaacaaagagtTAAACATTAGGCATACATGGACAttttactgtatactgtatgttttactgtatgtatgttgtggattcatttgatgtatttgacTGATAATAAAGTGCTGCCATTTCGTGCATGCTCAAAACTCCCACCGTCACCACAGATGTTGTGAATTTTCTGAAGAAATCTTATTGAAAGAGGAATAGAAATATTTGCCACTCTTGACCTATGCAATACCTTCAATACTATATTAATTTTAGAAAAGATATATCCTTGCTTCAGATCAGTTTTGCTTGCAGGGATACAGAGACACCACAGTTTGTGTCCAGCTTCAAGTGGACATTGGCAAGAATGGAGTTGTCTTCAATTTCATAAAACTCTCTGGCAATATGTAACTTACATTCAGATGTTGATTCAAACGGTCAACACCAGAAAACCACTGAAAACATGAGAGGTGCTGCAAAGGgtgtaatgtaatatatatagtataaaacGGTATAATAAGGTTATAATGTAGTTCTATACTGTATCTACAGTACATATACATTATGTAGCTCATCTATCAATGAAGACAATGTATGGTTTTAGAAAATgtgacaacattttttaaccACAATGCATGAACAGCCAAAGTTTATGCAAAAGGGTTAATGGGCTTCTAAAGATAGAAGTGCATGCTGCTTGTGTCCCCGCCTCAATGTGTgtgatgacaaaacacatttgtccTCCACACATTAAGCTATATTAACCTGTCAGGGTTTGATCAGAGTTATTTCTGCTGCAGAGACATCCTCACCTGACTGGAGAGCTTTGAGAAAGGTACTGTACCTTTGTTATTCTCAGAGTTTCATATTTGTAGCATGATATGAATCCACAAGGTAGaaataagatgataaaaatatcagattttggATGGATGAAGTATAAGAATGATTatgttataatttatttaatgtgttttgttcaaTAAGGTTGGCTGATGCTCTTTTGCAGTAGCACACTGTTAAGAGTTTGGTAGAATAATAGATGTATAATAACAAGGACGGACTGAGTCAATAAATGGACAGAAAACTGACATGGTTCACATTCAGTGGAAGCAATCACCAGCAGACAGAGAACTCTTAATAAGAATGGTCTTAAAGTTATAGAGaggtaaaatattttgatttttagatGGCATTGCACATTTTTCCATGAGATCACTGCTTTACTACAGTAAAGGTGGTTTTTACTAAATCAGGTCTGGTTTGGGGCTCATGGAGCATCAAATAGTCACAGGAGCTGCAGCGCCACAACAGCGGAAATGAGATATAAAATGGAGTTTTGCCTACAAGGGCTTTGTAGAAATAAGTACTAGTGGTTACTATGTCTCTATGACAGGGAAGCTCAACAAATTTTATCATATTGTATGCAGTGGTGAGTGCTGTAATTATCACTAGAGATGAACCTGAGGgccccagaggcagcagcaTGTGGATATATGACATCCCCAAAATTCATAACTGAGAGAAAAACCTCAATCCTCTTTTACTACCCAAAGggaagctgctgtttctgtacAAGTCAAGCTTCAGTCACAGTTTATCAATAAGGTACATGATATTGAATTGTAACAATATTAAACCCAGAGTggagtatgtactgtatattatagtAATTACTGCATGTCTTTGGATCTGGAGAAAAggattaattttgtttttgccagTAGTGTTTGTGGGAATGTTTTCTACATGCTTAAATTTGTTTCATTAGTCATGACTAACATGCCAAAAAGTGCTTCGTAATTTCCAAAGAAATCTgataaagagtaaaaaacagGATGCTGATAAAAAGAACTTTTGCGATCATAGACCTGTGAACTCTCCCAGAGAACTCTTAATAAGAATGGTGTTAAAGTTATAGAGaggtaaaatattttgatttttagatggcattgcacatttttccacattttttactAAATCAGGTCTGGTTTGGGGTTCATGGAGCATCAGACAATCACTGGAGCTAATTAAGTATGGGCCAGAGCACTACAAATGGCAGGAATGAGAAAATGGCACTTTACCAACAAGGGCAATCTCATTTACATAAATAGTGAGCAGAACAGGCCCCAAAAGTGATGCCTGCGGACACCCTTGGTAATAGTCAGGAACTGAGATTTGGGCATTCCTGccttaataaaaatatcaatgaaattaaataaaaattggTATGCTGTTTGTAGGTGGATTTTCACTGTAGACTAATGATTATGTTGAACTTGAACACTTTGTTGGAACAAGAAAATAggtttaatgaaataataataataaataatgaagtaaCCATTTGGACTGTCAACAGAGGAATTTCCTACAACTTTGCATAGTTGAAGTCAAATCTTTGTGAAAAGCAGATTCATAGGCTATTTTAAGAGATAAATTCATTTTGAAGTGTGGGttgagatagatagataaatagctACTTACATAGATATAGATGAGGGGGGAATTACATTTATTCTTCCTTTTACTGTTTCAGGTCTCAAGACAATGATGGACATGACTGCTACACCTTCCAATGACACCAATACATCAGGTGTAGATGAAGaaaattgcttttttaatgACACCTATGATTATTTGACAAGGTCTCTCGACATCATGTCTGCCGTTATCTACTCCCTGGCTTTCATTCTGGGAGTGCTCGGAAATGGAGTGGTTATCTGGGTGACTGGGttcaagatgaagaaaacaGTGAACACAGTTTGGATCCTCAACCTTGCCGTGGCTGACTTCCTCTTCACAGCTTTCCTTCCTTTTAGTGTGATATACACAGCTCTGGATTTCCACTGGCCTTTTGGCAAGTTCATGTGCAAACTGGACAACACAGTAAGGTTTCTAAACATCTTTGTCAGCGTCTACATTCTGGTAGTGATCAGTGTGGACAGATGCGTGTCTGTGGTGTGGCCCGTCTGGGCCCAGAACCACCGAAGTGTACGCAAGGCGTCCTGTGTGAGTCTGGGTGTTTGGGTACTGGGTCTGATTCTTAACTTTCCACGCTTAATCTTCAGGGACACTGAGTCATCATATGATAATGAAAGAATCATCAACTGCTACGACAACTATGCCTTTTCTGATGACTACGAAACACCATCTGAGAATCAGTTAGGACTACTTCGTTTTAAGGCCATGACCATCATCCGCTTCCTTCTGTTTTTTGCTGTCCCCTTCACTATCATTGTCTCCTGTTATGCTGTGATAATCCATCGTCTCAGGAGGAACCGCACCAGGGCCAGCCGCTCAAGTCGCCCCTTTAAGATCATCGCTGCCGTTatcactgtttttttcctgtgctgGGCTCCTTATTACATCATGACTCTAATTGAGTTGTGGTCTTACACTGATAATATGTCAAGTGTATTAGAACCTGTCGTCACTATCGGGGTCCCTTTAGCCACCAGCCTGGCCTATCTTAACAGTTGCCTGAATCCACTGCTGTATGTGTTCATAGTCAAAGATATCAAAGATAAAGTTCGCGAATCCATCCTGAATGTATTTGAGACTGCTTTCCGGGAGGAGGATTTCCGCTCACATACTAACACAAAGTCAGTGGACACCAGTCAGAGACTTGATGAGTCAGTTCTTAATACTCAAGTATAAGGTTGTGACATGAATAAACAATTACTGAAACAATAATATTGACATAAGTgtaaatgtatatacagtactagtcaaaagtttggacatacttCCTCATTCAACTGAATAGGAAggtgtatccaaacttttgactggtactgtatcaaattccttttttatttcttttattgtctttatagAAGGACTTAGATTCCCAAATTGAAAAATTGGAACCTGTTGAAGTTTGATTGATGTCAGTTTTATGATTAGCAAGCTGATTAGGTCAAGCAAAGTGTTCTAGATCTTAACTCCACTTACAGTATTAACAATCTGGTTGAAGGGACTGATGGTAATATTGTACAATAAGGTAGCAGCTTCATAGTTAACTTGGGTTAGGTGTCCATTATTCCTTAACCTCAAGACAATATAAAACCACAGATAAATGGAATGGcccatttattttatgtatggCTGTGGATATGAATATTGTGACATGTACCATGAACCATGAATGATTGTTATTGCAATACTtgctcatcattatttttacattgtcaaaatattatttttgacttGGCTTGTGCCTGGAATCTCTTTCTCTAGTATTGTACACTGATATATATGGTGGATACAGATATTATAACCGATGCCACTCATCTGATGCAACACCTCATGACGAGGTTAAAGAGGAAATCATGGTTGTGGTTTATCTTTCAGCTTTAGATCAGGGGCACTGTGCTCAAGCTTTCCTCCCTTTTTCACCTCA from Thunnus maccoyii chromosome 19, fThuMac1.1, whole genome shotgun sequence includes these protein-coding regions:
- the LOC121886167 gene encoding chemokine-like receptor 1, coding for MMDMTATPSNDTNTSGVDEENCFFNDTYDYLTRSLDIMSAVIYSLAFILGVLGNGVVIWVTGFKMKKTVNTVWILNLAVADFLFTAFLPFSVIYTALDFHWPFGKFMCKLDNTVRFLNIFVSVYILVVISVDRCVSVVWPVWAQNHRSVRKASCVSLGVWVLGLILNFPRLIFRDTESSYDNERIINCYDNYAFSDDYETPSENQLGLLRFKAMTIIRFLLFFAVPFTIIVSCYAVIIHRLRRNRTRASRSSRPFKIIAAVITVFFLCWAPYYIMTLIELWSYTDNMSSVLEPVVTIGVPLATSLAYLNSCLNPLLYVFIVKDIKDKVRESILNVFETAFREEDFRSHTNTKSVDTSQRLDESVLNTQV